The Astyanax mexicanus isolate ESR-SI-001 chromosome 24, AstMex3_surface, whole genome shotgun sequence genome has a segment encoding these proteins:
- the eps8l3a gene encoding epidermal growth factor receptor kinase substrate 8-like protein 3 isoform X2, whose amino-acid sequence MMFESSSVFDFSSSSYADSSGYSVDDSSSLASSLSRPTAKSIYMRRKEYAESINQELSKFQYRVEHLLTCELAGELRDVSDCVERLKLLEETGRVWGQDMILELKKGNLLLTDLETKEELDSLAVSRVLEVKAVMDSCVYNSLLTVSVQDRGTSVFMFQSDSLRADYIQRDLERVLQNRMDRVQDGNKNRTRPGPLIKKDSRNSARPPEPKKEDWSAPDYDESPAPSPSPPSSRHKPVFILPEPRTSPTPARKTSKRNHSPPPAPPPYTERERNVDILNHLINDIEEFSDRVAAVMPRVDKKKKKKKKQQKAVQNLPSEDQFIICLQKIKMAFNLLGELNGQIEDPNAADLAHCIFSVLELVVSVCEDDLPPSVIAPLLEPECVRFLSEEASPEEDQLWQSLGDAWNIPSTKWPEDDDKIPTFTPVFNDGWEPPEITHTERKPTHTHTQRQDSQRSAGAQSTSSWQIPEPSPEELPLSSMCVLSDFRARNDRELSVNKGETVELLDMSKRWWKVRNGRGQEGFVPNNVLKSTENEDAQEADSNPVLNRKSKPEDVKAWLEYKGFNKITVRCLGGLSGPMLLGMTRDELKIVCPEEGGRVYYQLQNVKSALAMAREVSPLV is encoded by the exons ATGATGTTCGAGAGCAGCAGTGTGTTCGACTTCAGCTCCAGCAGCTATGCTGACTCCAG TGGGTACTCTGTGGACGACAGCTCCTCTCTGGCCTCCAGTTTATCCAGACCCACCGCTAAATCCATATACA TGAGGAGGAAGGAGTACGCAGAGTCCATCAACCAGGAGCTCAGCAAGTTCCAGTACAGAGTGGAG cacttGTTAACGTGTGAGCTGGCGGGTGAGCTGAGGGACGTGTCGGACTGCGTGGAGCGTCTGAAGCTGCTGGAGGAGACGGGACGCGTCTGGGGGCAGGACATGATCCTGGAGCTGAAGAAGGGGAACCTCCTGCTCACCGACCTCGAGACCAAG GAGGAGCTGGACAGTCTGGCTGTGAGTCGGGTGTTGGAGGTGAAAGCTGTGATGGACAGTTGTGTTTATAACTCCTTACTGACCGTCTCAGTACAGGACAGAGGGACCAGTGTCTTCATGTTCCAGAGCGACTCTCTAAGG GCCGATTACATCCAGCGAGATCTGGAGCGAGTTCTGCAGAACAGGATGGACAGGGTGCAGGACGGTAATAAGAACAG gACAAGACCTGGACCTCTGATAAAGAAAGACAGCAGAAACTCAGCTCGACCTCCAGAACCCAAAAAAGAGGACTGGAGTGCTCCAGACTACG ATGAAAGTCCtgctccatctccatctccaccttCATCCAGACACAAGCCGGTCTTCATCCTTCCAGAGCCGAGAACCTCGCCAACCCCAGCACGGAAAACATCCAAACGCAACCACAGCCCCCCACCAGCTCCGCCCCCTTatacggagagagagaggaacgtg GACATACTCAACCACCTGATAAACGACATAGAAGAGTTTTCAGACAGGGTGGCTGCTGTGATGCCAAGGGTggataagaagaagaaaaagaagaagaagcagcagaaag CTGTGCAGAATCTGCCCTCTGAGGATCAGTTCATCATCTGCCTCCAGAAAATCAAGATGGCCTTTAATCTGCTG ggggaGCTGAATGGTCAGATTGAGGACCCCAATGCTGCAGATCTGGCTCACTGTATCTTCTCTGTGTTGGAGCTG gtggtgagtgtgtgtgaggatgatctccctccctctgtgatcgCTCCTCTGCTGGAGCCGGAGTGTGTTCGCTTTCTGAGTGAAGAAGCCTCACCTGAGGAGGATCAGCTGTGGCAGTCTCTCGGAGACGCCTGGAACATCCCCAG TACGAAGTGGCCTGAGGATGATGATAAGATCCCGACCTTCACGCCGGTGTTTAACGATGGCTGGGAGCCGCCAGAGATCACACACACCGAGAgaaaacctacacacacacacacacagcggcagGACAGCCAGCGGTCTGCAGgagcacag agTACCAGTTCATGGCAGATTCCAGAGCCCag cccTGAGGAGCTGCCTCTCAGCTCGATGTGTGTGTTGAGTGACTTCAGAGCGAGGAACGATCGAGAGCTGAGTGTGAATAAGGGGGAAACAGTGGAG ctgCTGGACATGTCTAAGCGCTGGTGGAAGGTGAGGAATGGGCGTGGTCAGGAAGGCTTCGTCCCTAATAACGTTCTCAAGTCCACTGAGAATGAGGACGCACAG GAAGCTGACAGTAACCCAGTTCTGAACAGGAAGTCAAAGCCGGAGGATGTGAAGGCGTGGCTGGAGTACAAGggctttaataaaat cacgGTCAGGTGTTTGGGGGGTCTCAGTGGGCCGATGTTGTTGGGGATGACCCGGGATGAGCTGAAGATTGTCTGTCCTGAGGAAGGAGGACGAGTTTATTATCAATTACAGAACGTTAAATCAGCACTCGCT atggcCAGAGAGGTGAGTCCACTGGTCTGA
- the eps8l3a gene encoding epidermal growth factor receptor kinase substrate 8-like protein 3 isoform X1, translating to MMFESSSVFDFSSSSYADSSGYSVDDSSSLASSLSRPTAKSIYMRRKEYAESINQELSKFQYRVEHLLTCELAGELRDVSDCVERLKLLEETGRVWGQDMILELKKGNLLLTDLETKEELDSLAVSRVLEVKAVMDSCVYNSLLTVSVQDRGTSVFMFQSDSLRADYIQRDLERVLQNRMDRVQDGNKNRTRPGPLIKKDSRNSARPPEPKKEDWSAPDYDESPAPSPSPPSSRHKPVFILPEPRTSPTPARKTSKRNHSPPPAPPPYTERERNVDILNHLINDIEEFSDRVAAVMPRVDKKKKKKKKQQKAAVQNLPSEDQFIICLQKIKMAFNLLGELNGQIEDPNAADLAHCIFSVLELVVSVCEDDLPPSVIAPLLEPECVRFLSEEASPEEDQLWQSLGDAWNIPSTKWPEDDDKIPTFTPVFNDGWEPPEITHTERKPTHTHTQRQDSQRSAGAQSTSSWQIPEPSPEELPLSSMCVLSDFRARNDRELSVNKGETVELLDMSKRWWKVRNGRGQEGFVPNNVLKSTENEDAQEADSNPVLNRKSKPEDVKAWLEYKGFNKITVRCLGGLSGPMLLGMTRDELKIVCPEEGGRVYYQLQNVKSALAMAREVSPLV from the exons ATGATGTTCGAGAGCAGCAGTGTGTTCGACTTCAGCTCCAGCAGCTATGCTGACTCCAG TGGGTACTCTGTGGACGACAGCTCCTCTCTGGCCTCCAGTTTATCCAGACCCACCGCTAAATCCATATACA TGAGGAGGAAGGAGTACGCAGAGTCCATCAACCAGGAGCTCAGCAAGTTCCAGTACAGAGTGGAG cacttGTTAACGTGTGAGCTGGCGGGTGAGCTGAGGGACGTGTCGGACTGCGTGGAGCGTCTGAAGCTGCTGGAGGAGACGGGACGCGTCTGGGGGCAGGACATGATCCTGGAGCTGAAGAAGGGGAACCTCCTGCTCACCGACCTCGAGACCAAG GAGGAGCTGGACAGTCTGGCTGTGAGTCGGGTGTTGGAGGTGAAAGCTGTGATGGACAGTTGTGTTTATAACTCCTTACTGACCGTCTCAGTACAGGACAGAGGGACCAGTGTCTTCATGTTCCAGAGCGACTCTCTAAGG GCCGATTACATCCAGCGAGATCTGGAGCGAGTTCTGCAGAACAGGATGGACAGGGTGCAGGACGGTAATAAGAACAG gACAAGACCTGGACCTCTGATAAAGAAAGACAGCAGAAACTCAGCTCGACCTCCAGAACCCAAAAAAGAGGACTGGAGTGCTCCAGACTACG ATGAAAGTCCtgctccatctccatctccaccttCATCCAGACACAAGCCGGTCTTCATCCTTCCAGAGCCGAGAACCTCGCCAACCCCAGCACGGAAAACATCCAAACGCAACCACAGCCCCCCACCAGCTCCGCCCCCTTatacggagagagagaggaacgtg GACATACTCAACCACCTGATAAACGACATAGAAGAGTTTTCAGACAGGGTGGCTGCTGTGATGCCAAGGGTggataagaagaagaaaaagaagaagaagcagcagaaag CAGCTGTGCAGAATCTGCCCTCTGAGGATCAGTTCATCATCTGCCTCCAGAAAATCAAGATGGCCTTTAATCTGCTG ggggaGCTGAATGGTCAGATTGAGGACCCCAATGCTGCAGATCTGGCTCACTGTATCTTCTCTGTGTTGGAGCTG gtggtgagtgtgtgtgaggatgatctccctccctctgtgatcgCTCCTCTGCTGGAGCCGGAGTGTGTTCGCTTTCTGAGTGAAGAAGCCTCACCTGAGGAGGATCAGCTGTGGCAGTCTCTCGGAGACGCCTGGAACATCCCCAG TACGAAGTGGCCTGAGGATGATGATAAGATCCCGACCTTCACGCCGGTGTTTAACGATGGCTGGGAGCCGCCAGAGATCACACACACCGAGAgaaaacctacacacacacacacacagcggcagGACAGCCAGCGGTCTGCAGgagcacag agTACCAGTTCATGGCAGATTCCAGAGCCCag cccTGAGGAGCTGCCTCTCAGCTCGATGTGTGTGTTGAGTGACTTCAGAGCGAGGAACGATCGAGAGCTGAGTGTGAATAAGGGGGAAACAGTGGAG ctgCTGGACATGTCTAAGCGCTGGTGGAAGGTGAGGAATGGGCGTGGTCAGGAAGGCTTCGTCCCTAATAACGTTCTCAAGTCCACTGAGAATGAGGACGCACAG GAAGCTGACAGTAACCCAGTTCTGAACAGGAAGTCAAAGCCGGAGGATGTGAAGGCGTGGCTGGAGTACAAGggctttaataaaat cacgGTCAGGTGTTTGGGGGGTCTCAGTGGGCCGATGTTGTTGGGGATGACCCGGGATGAGCTGAAGATTGTCTGTCCTGAGGAAGGAGGACGAGTTTATTATCAATTACAGAACGTTAAATCAGCACTCGCT atggcCAGAGAGGTGAGTCCACTGGTCTGA